In Symmachiella dynata, the following are encoded in one genomic region:
- a CDS encoding FHA domain-containing protein, with amino-acid sequence MAFRVATEAGAIIEIEGTSAVIGRDRFCAIAFPDDERLCGQHATIKRVAGRWMIESQGDHLLTAGNAAPARVHWLQPGESIGLTETGPKLVFEPAQPAAPPLASAVPVAATDAAHDNAVTADTPISPETTGASQAADENRAFSPKQLAVWGVGGLAVVLVVAFTLLSGNSGGGDERVMISETPDKTAEEPLPPVVAEPDREPIDKPGPENSPSPLPKTPAPPPATQALYAIVIKSPGGQMNQLGTAFAISPHRLATTASAIEAARKLCTPESEMTALLISPMTKREILIDFDKTKVHPEFANAMTQLGQLIPQLEALDEKKEQAADASERNTIDEQMKPLEEKAFQISEEGFYFDIGAIEVTDDLESYLSLVETGDRPSTSSKIVLQGCPVKTADFMWDPEEPPVPSQSAGRILVLLPQAASAPVERLVLKCEGDFSGFEWFGSPVLAKDGKVIGVYVRRTPLPPGTTGTDQSKVTHDAVGIGQLNDL; translated from the coding sequence ATGGCATTTCGAGTAGCGACCGAGGCGGGGGCAATCATCGAAATCGAAGGCACGTCGGCTGTGATCGGTCGCGACCGCTTTTGTGCAATCGCTTTTCCCGACGACGAACGACTGTGCGGTCAGCACGCTACAATCAAACGTGTTGCGGGACGCTGGATGATTGAAAGCCAAGGGGATCATTTGCTCACCGCCGGAAATGCGGCGCCGGCCAGGGTGCACTGGTTGCAACCGGGCGAGTCGATTGGCCTCACCGAAACGGGTCCCAAACTCGTTTTTGAACCTGCGCAACCCGCAGCCCCCCCGTTGGCTTCTGCCGTTCCAGTCGCTGCGACTGATGCTGCGCATGACAATGCCGTAACGGCAGACACTCCCATTTCCCCCGAGACTACGGGAGCTTCGCAGGCTGCCGATGAGAACCGCGCATTTTCGCCGAAGCAACTCGCCGTTTGGGGCGTGGGAGGATTGGCAGTAGTGCTCGTCGTTGCGTTCACTCTGCTCAGTGGGAATTCCGGTGGCGGTGATGAACGTGTTATGATTTCAGAAACACCTGACAAGACGGCTGAGGAACCGCTGCCGCCGGTGGTTGCTGAACCAGACCGCGAGCCAATTGACAAGCCCGGGCCAGAAAATTCGCCTTCTCCTCTTCCGAAAACTCCAGCACCACCGCCAGCAACCCAGGCGTTGTATGCGATTGTGATTAAGTCGCCTGGGGGACAGATGAATCAACTGGGGACTGCGTTTGCAATTTCTCCGCATCGGCTTGCCACCACGGCCAGCGCGATTGAAGCGGCACGGAAACTCTGCACGCCCGAATCTGAGATGACGGCACTTCTGATTTCACCGATGACCAAACGTGAGATCTTGATCGACTTTGACAAGACGAAGGTGCATCCCGAATTCGCAAACGCTATGACGCAGTTGGGGCAACTCATCCCCCAACTTGAGGCGTTGGACGAGAAAAAGGAACAAGCGGCTGACGCATCGGAGCGCAACACCATTGATGAACAAATGAAGCCTTTGGAGGAAAAGGCATTTCAGATCTCGGAAGAAGGCTTTTATTTTGACATTGGCGCGATCGAAGTCACCGACGACTTGGAGAGTTATCTGAGCCTGGTTGAGACTGGCGATCGCCCCAGCACCAGTTCGAAGATTGTGCTACAAGGGTGTCCTGTGAAAACAGCAGATTTTATGTGGGACCCAGAGGAACCACCGGTTCCGAGTCAAAGTGCAGGCCGTATTCTTGTGCTGTTGCCCCAAGCTGCTTCGGCACCTGTCGAGCGACTGGTGCTCAAGTGTGAAGGTGATTTTTCTGGATTCGAGTGGTTCGGCAGTCCGGTATTGGCCAAGGATGGAAAAGTGATCGGCGTATACGTACGCCGTACACCACTCCCACCAGGTACGACTGGAACGGATCAATCAAAGGTCACGCACGACGCGGTTGGCATTGGGCAGTTGAACGACTTATAA
- a CDS encoding ECF-type sigma factor, translating to MEDPVDGSITHVFGQMRRGNPNAAGKLLNQFFPRLVGLARKTLDGNPRQVADEQDAAQSAFASFWQRAERGDFGGDLDRNEIWKLLSTITVRKALKQIEREKAQKRGGGRVHAESSLAAMAHAQGGTFGLDQQFGAVPSEEFDLICEELLMQLDDEPRAFALMRLMGYKNREIAKIHDCTERKVERKLQLIRLIWQNETAD from the coding sequence ATGGAAGACCCCGTTGACGGCTCTATCACACACGTTTTCGGCCAGATGCGCCGCGGCAACCCAAATGCGGCTGGCAAACTGTTGAATCAGTTTTTTCCACGTCTCGTAGGGCTGGCACGCAAAACTTTGGACGGCAATCCGCGTCAAGTGGCTGATGAGCAGGATGCTGCGCAAAGTGCCTTTGCCAGTTTTTGGCAGCGGGCCGAACGGGGGGATTTTGGCGGCGATCTGGACCGCAATGAAATCTGGAAACTGCTCTCAACCATCACCGTTCGGAAGGCGCTGAAGCAAATCGAACGGGAAAAGGCCCAAAAACGGGGCGGCGGCCGCGTACACGCCGAATCCTCCTTGGCAGCCATGGCCCACGCCCAAGGGGGGACTTTTGGTCTGGACCAACAGTTCGGAGCGGTGCCGTCTGAGGAGTTCGACCTCATTTGTGAAGAACTGTTGATGCAACTGGACGATGAGCCGCGTGCCTTCGCGCTCATGCGTCTGATGGGCTACAAAAACCGCGAAATCGCCAAAATCCACGATTGCACCGAGCGAAAAGTCGAACGGAAATTGCAACTCATACGATTAATTTGGCAAAATGAGACAGCGGACTGA
- a CDS encoding M56 family metallopeptidase produces the protein MIASIFTDPSDQLLVWAVNVLLQVTLVTAVALVVIAFVRRRPAVRYWVLCASLMFMLMSPVIAWVMQSSGRSLISVSLVAEPVAAPVAPTPHAPTVMPTTPEVTPTTPRLPKQFVIVPPRNADAAENLPESEPVAVAESQSAEIVAVLPEGEPNEATVVSPLPTDSGSAQAQTVPVVPVAQETMTWYGRLLRVSMQGVFVVWAAGTLFFLVRLAWGWARLISILRLAVPNTDAKLATAFQQVVQKLKLEQTPEVVRSRVIVGPVATGFLRPRVVIPEGMVERVTPTQLNDILIHELAHIVRRDQVVVLFQQVASCIFWLHPFAIAVNQQLARAREEVCDNYVLANTDPHSYGRTLLTLAELIHASRPLPGTVGLFTSRWKLERRVAGLLDERRSHMIRLTARGTTLVVMMSIVMAIVAVCGTITLADGAGDAPKTAAKESVNEPSKATPDSASPTKNTEAVAEKSGRWQPGTAGTTLPGLIPAPAEIPGLGRWQAMMVPVGGYVEAAVHSPDGKSIAFGEGTYVRIHDAETLDLQRVLVGHSSNIRAIGWSPDGKWITTGADDATVRIWSAEGVPGPVLKDHLAPVRSIAWHPNSQSFATAAMDGTIRTWGIDGTPGIVIEGHEAPVNTIAWNPEGTVLAAGDDNRVVRLWKADGQPGAVLEGHHGGMTRVRWSPDGKWLASSSMGLIPTEPGQQAIATVRLWKADGTPGPTLRGHSRSIRGLAWSPDSTQLITAAEDRQILLWSVEGHLIRRLERTNFNYGDVFTLDWNPKTNRILAGGRFSVRFFTTDGPAGSRKLIRPSGAKLMNLDWHPSRDQIAIAAEDSAVHLWSGNFEKELTIDEFQNFVGSVKWSPDGEKFAANEAFQRVGLYSAEGELLNELSGGRGIPRGMAWSPDGKRLVVTRRGGSLDIFDMEGDVKSSNMHAQGATGAVFSPDGKQLATSGLDANVRVSQVEDPTAPPKELKVMQAYDGDVDSIDWSPDGEWIVSGHNTSLRFWRPDGTPGPVVPGFEASIMGVNWSPDSKTVATGCWDTSVLLWKSDGTFLREFPNHAAPCTGVAYSPDGTKLATCGWDGMARIVDVETGEILAMAIYVAGLEPPAEDSSIPHHVGIAFNRAGQVTSGDPEVLEERVVYLVEQPNGSFDVLKPSEFQSKADGAILEFTK, from the coding sequence ATGATCGCATCGATTTTCACAGATCCGAGTGACCAACTTCTGGTGTGGGCCGTAAATGTCCTACTGCAGGTCACGCTAGTCACCGCGGTTGCCTTGGTCGTGATTGCCTTCGTGCGTCGCCGTCCAGCGGTGCGTTATTGGGTGCTCTGTGCCTCCTTGATGTTCATGTTAATGAGCCCGGTTATTGCCTGGGTGATGCAGTCTTCAGGCAGGAGCTTGATCTCTGTGTCACTCGTCGCTGAACCGGTTGCGGCGCCGGTTGCTCCCACGCCGCACGCTCCAACGGTGATGCCGACTACTCCAGAAGTGACTCCAACAACGCCGCGGTTGCCGAAACAATTTGTGATCGTCCCGCCGCGTAATGCCGATGCAGCGGAAAACCTTCCGGAATCAGAGCCGGTTGCGGTGGCAGAGTCCCAAAGTGCTGAGATAGTCGCTGTGTTGCCAGAGGGAGAGCCGAATGAAGCGACCGTTGTTTCACCGCTGCCCACGGATTCCGGCTCGGCCCAGGCACAAACCGTCCCTGTGGTTCCCGTAGCTCAGGAGACGATGACTTGGTATGGCCGTTTGCTGCGCGTGTCAATGCAGGGCGTGTTTGTTGTATGGGCTGCTGGTACGTTATTTTTCTTGGTACGGCTGGCCTGGGGTTGGGCTCGGCTGATTTCGATTCTCCGTTTGGCTGTACCGAACACGGATGCAAAATTAGCGACAGCGTTTCAGCAGGTTGTGCAAAAACTCAAGTTAGAACAGACGCCGGAAGTTGTGCGTTCGCGCGTGATTGTTGGGCCGGTTGCCACTGGTTTTTTGCGGCCGCGGGTGGTGATTCCCGAAGGAATGGTCGAACGAGTTACGCCTACGCAATTAAATGATATTTTGATCCATGAGTTGGCCCACATTGTGCGTCGTGATCAAGTGGTGGTGCTGTTTCAGCAAGTCGCATCCTGCATTTTCTGGCTGCATCCATTTGCAATTGCGGTCAATCAACAACTGGCCCGCGCTCGTGAAGAAGTTTGCGATAACTATGTGCTGGCCAACACCGATCCGCACTCCTATGGCCGCACACTGTTGACGCTTGCAGAACTGATACACGCTTCGCGTCCGCTTCCGGGGACGGTCGGGTTGTTCACATCGCGTTGGAAGCTGGAACGCCGCGTGGCCGGATTGCTTGACGAACGGCGAAGCCACATGATTAGACTGACGGCACGCGGAACAACGTTGGTCGTGATGATGTCAATCGTGATGGCGATCGTCGCTGTCTGCGGCACAATTACATTAGCTGACGGCGCTGGCGATGCCCCGAAAACTGCTGCCAAGGAATCTGTCAATGAACCATCGAAAGCGACGCCCGACTCGGCGAGTCCTACTAAAAATACAGAGGCGGTCGCGGAGAAATCTGGACGCTGGCAGCCTGGAACTGCCGGGACGACCTTGCCGGGCCTGATTCCCGCGCCGGCCGAAATTCCTGGATTAGGTCGCTGGCAGGCGATGATGGTGCCGGTCGGTGGTTATGTCGAAGCAGCCGTGCACAGTCCCGACGGAAAATCAATCGCATTCGGCGAGGGGACCTATGTTCGGATCCATGACGCCGAAACGTTAGATCTACAGCGGGTACTGGTTGGGCACAGCAGCAACATACGTGCTATCGGTTGGTCTCCGGATGGAAAGTGGATTACGACAGGCGCCGATGATGCTACGGTGCGGATTTGGAGTGCGGAGGGCGTGCCCGGTCCCGTATTAAAAGATCATCTCGCTCCAGTTCGAAGTATCGCTTGGCATCCGAACAGTCAATCCTTTGCGACAGCTGCGATGGATGGCACGATTCGTACCTGGGGAATTGACGGGACGCCCGGAATTGTCATCGAAGGACACGAAGCACCGGTCAATACGATTGCCTGGAATCCAGAAGGGACGGTGCTGGCCGCTGGAGATGACAACCGCGTGGTCCGTCTCTGGAAAGCAGATGGCCAGCCAGGAGCGGTTTTGGAAGGCCATCACGGCGGCATGACCCGCGTACGCTGGAGCCCCGACGGCAAGTGGTTGGCTTCCAGTAGTATGGGATTGATCCCGACCGAACCGGGACAACAAGCCATTGCCACCGTACGACTTTGGAAAGCTGACGGAACACCCGGCCCGACGCTACGCGGCCACAGTCGATCGATTCGCGGACTCGCCTGGAGTCCGGACAGTACCCAGTTGATCACGGCAGCCGAAGACCGCCAAATCTTACTGTGGTCGGTCGAGGGGCATTTGATCCGTCGGCTGGAACGAACGAATTTCAATTACGGCGATGTCTTTACACTAGATTGGAACCCGAAGACAAACCGCATTCTTGCCGGTGGCCGCTTTTCCGTGCGATTTTTTACAACCGACGGTCCTGCTGGTTCCCGAAAGTTAATTCGCCCCAGTGGTGCAAAACTGATGAACTTGGATTGGCATCCTTCGCGCGATCAAATTGCAATTGCCGCCGAAGATTCTGCAGTGCATCTTTGGTCAGGGAACTTCGAGAAGGAACTGACCATTGACGAATTCCAAAACTTTGTCGGCAGCGTCAAATGGAGCCCTGATGGGGAGAAATTCGCGGCGAATGAAGCTTTCCAGCGGGTGGGCCTCTACAGCGCCGAAGGCGAATTGCTCAATGAACTGAGCGGAGGTCGCGGGATCCCCCGTGGGATGGCTTGGTCGCCCGATGGCAAGCGTTTGGTCGTCACGCGGCGCGGCGGATCGCTGGACATTTTCGATATGGAAGGAGATGTCAAGTCGTCCAACATGCATGCCCAGGGAGCAACAGGAGCCGTGTTCAGTCCCGATGGAAAACAGTTGGCGACGAGTGGCCTGGATGCAAACGTGCGGGTCTCACAGGTTGAAGATCCAACGGCTCCCCCCAAAGAGTTGAAAGTAATGCAGGCTTACGACGGAGACGTGGATAGCATCGATTGGAGTCCGGATGGCGAGTGGATTGTTTCGGGGCACAACACCAGTCTGCGGTTTTGGCGACCGGATGGAACGCCGGGGCCGGTCGTGCCGGGATTTGAAGCCTCGATCATGGGCGTGAATTGGAGTCCGGACAGCAAGACGGTTGCTACGGGCTGTTGGGATACATCGGTACTCCTTTGGAAATCCGATGGCACATTTCTGAGAGAGTTCCCCAATCATGCGGCTCCCTGTACGGGCGTCGCGTATAGCCCCGATGGTACAAAGTTAGCAACGTGCGGTTGGGATGGGATGGCCCGGATTGTGGATGTCGAGACAGGCGAAATCTTAGCAATGGCGATCTATGTCGCCGGTCTCGAACCCCCTGCCGAAGATTCATCAATACCGCATCATGTCGGCATTGCCTTCAATCGGGCGGGGCAAGTCACCTCCGGCGATCCAGAAGTCCTGGAAGAACGAGTCGTGTACCTTGTCGAACAACCCAATGGGTCATTCGATGTGTTGAAACCATCGGAATTTCAGTCAAAGGCTGACGGCGCCATCCTCGAGTTCACTAAATGA
- a CDS encoding Hsp70 family protein, whose translation MSNTNQIAVGIDLGTTFSAVAYLDASRRPCMIVNSEGDRVTPSVVLFDESSVIVGKEAVKAAAMEPDRIADYVKRDIGSPHFSRPILGEQVPPEVIQSLILEKLKNDTEKTLGPIKDVVVTVPAFFNEPRRKATQDAGRLAGLNVLDVINEPTAAAIAYGYQQGFLDDAGAARKMERVLVYDLGGGTFDVTLMEIDGKNYNTVATAGDVYLGGLDWDRRLVDFIAEKYQEKYRGLDPRQNPSGMQKLLREAEDAKRTLTARDQATISFEHAGEGIRVTITREEFESLTADLVERTLFTMRKVLKDAGVGWGDVTRLLLVGGSSRMPMIRRAVEQASGLNSVHSASEDEAVAQGAAIYAGLLLAVRDGEPPSMQIKNVNSHSLGVLAQDPETRRPRNSVIITQNTVLPVTKGKRFRTSKSAQKNIAVKVIEGGDSSGNNATPIGQCLIDNLPDDLPAGTTVEVIFQYAANGRLKVRARVPLIDREVAMTIKRDSGLTEATFRQWHERLSNTAGPLGFQNQTNRGPNGETS comes from the coding sequence ATGTCGAATACCAACCAAATCGCCGTCGGGATTGATCTCGGCACCACCTTTTCAGCGGTGGCGTATCTTGACGCGTCGCGCCGCCCCTGCATGATCGTCAATAGCGAAGGGGATCGGGTTACTCCCAGCGTGGTGTTATTTGACGAGTCCTCGGTGATTGTCGGCAAAGAAGCAGTCAAAGCGGCTGCCATGGAACCGGACCGGATCGCCGACTACGTCAAACGCGACATCGGCAGCCCGCACTTCTCGCGCCCGATCTTGGGAGAGCAGGTTCCGCCCGAAGTGATTCAATCGCTCATTCTTGAAAAGCTTAAGAATGATACGGAAAAGACACTGGGGCCGATCAAAGACGTGGTGGTCACCGTCCCTGCCTTTTTCAATGAGCCGCGCCGCAAAGCCACGCAAGATGCCGGACGATTGGCGGGGCTGAATGTGCTGGACGTAATCAACGAGCCAACCGCCGCAGCCATTGCCTATGGCTATCAACAGGGATTTCTGGATGATGCCGGGGCTGCGCGGAAAATGGAACGTGTGTTGGTCTACGATCTGGGAGGAGGCACGTTCGACGTCACGCTGATGGAGATCGATGGCAAGAACTACAACACGGTAGCAACGGCAGGGGACGTGTATCTGGGCGGACTGGATTGGGACCGGCGTCTTGTGGACTTCATTGCCGAGAAGTACCAAGAAAAATATCGTGGCCTCGACCCACGACAAAATCCTTCCGGTATGCAGAAGCTGCTCCGCGAAGCCGAAGATGCGAAACGAACATTAACGGCGCGTGACCAAGCGACGATTAGTTTCGAGCATGCTGGTGAAGGGATTCGCGTTACGATTACGCGTGAGGAATTTGAAAGCTTAACGGCCGATTTAGTCGAACGCACGCTGTTCACCATGCGAAAGGTTCTCAAAGATGCCGGCGTCGGGTGGGGCGATGTCACGCGGCTATTGCTCGTGGGAGGCTCGAGCCGCATGCCGATGATTCGCCGCGCGGTGGAGCAAGCGTCCGGTCTCAACTCAGTGCATTCAGCATCGGAAGACGAGGCGGTTGCTCAAGGGGCGGCAATCTATGCGGGTTTATTGTTGGCTGTCCGTGACGGCGAACCACCTTCGATGCAAATTAAGAACGTCAATTCACACAGCCTGGGAGTGTTGGCCCAAGACCCCGAAACCCGTCGGCCCCGCAACTCGGTGATTATCACACAAAACACAGTGCTGCCCGTCACCAAGGGAAAGCGTTTTCGTACCTCCAAATCGGCACAAAAGAATATTGCCGTCAAGGTGATTGAAGGGGGCGATTCGAGTGGTAACAACGCAACGCCTATCGGACAATGCCTGATTGACAATTTACCCGACGATCTACCCGCGGGGACAACGGTCGAGGTGATCTTTCAGTACGCTGCCAACGGTCGCCTAAAGGTGCGGGCACGTGTGCCGTTGATCGATCGCGAAGTCGCGATGACCATCAAACGCGATTCCGGCTTGACCGAAGCCACGTTTCGCCAGTGGCACGAAAGACTTTCCAACACAGCTGGGCCGCTCGGATTTCAAAACCAAACTAATCGTGGACCAAACGGGGAAACGTCATGA
- a CDS encoding BlaI/MecI/CopY family transcriptional regulator — protein sequence MAKSNSSPLTDAQREIMEIVWERHEVTVSEVRDALSARRQLARNTVQTMIVRLEDKGWLKHREQGRTFVYSANRPRTVSLGAKVAQMVDRFFAGSPEEMVTALIEYRGLTADEAERIRDMIDEAESSKR from the coding sequence ATGGCAAAATCAAATTCTTCTCCGCTGACCGATGCACAGCGCGAAATCATGGAAATCGTGTGGGAGCGCCATGAGGTGACTGTCAGCGAAGTCCGCGATGCGCTCTCCGCGCGGCGACAGCTGGCGCGGAACACGGTGCAGACGATGATTGTCCGCCTGGAGGATAAAGGCTGGCTGAAACATCGCGAACAAGGGCGAACTTTCGTGTATTCTGCGAATCGACCGCGCACGGTGTCACTGGGGGCAAAGGTCGCTCAAATGGTCGACCGATTCTTTGCAGGTTCCCCGGAAGAAATGGTCACCGCGCTGATCGAATACCGCGGTTTGACTGCGGACGAAGCAGAACGCATTCGCGACATGATTGACGAGGCAGAATCCAGCAAACGATAA
- a CDS encoding calcium/sodium antiporter, translating into MEEIIKGFINDLPWDTTPALAWTVLLGMIAVNLAVLAKGADWLVEEAVVLSERSGLSKVVIGATVVSLGTTMPEVAVSVFAAVNGVPGLALGNAVGSVICDTGLILGIACLIAPLPLHKKIVNRQGWVQLGSGILLVAVSWPWNAPGTAFTDGGHIAQITGFAFLAILAWYIWQSVRWAREEKNGTSLEDFEGDAKASTAWILTKLAFAVILVVGASHILIPCVEEAAIRMSIPEALIAATLVAFGTSLPELVTCVTAARHGHGDLAVGNVIGADILNVLFVTGAAAAVTPQGLEAGPQFFHVLFPAMLTVLIVFRVGILFSGSHMKRGFGLVLLGAYLLVNAVIFL; encoded by the coding sequence ATGGAAGAGATAATCAAAGGCTTCATTAACGATCTGCCGTGGGATACCACGCCTGCACTGGCGTGGACCGTATTGCTGGGCATGATTGCGGTGAATCTGGCGGTCCTCGCCAAAGGAGCCGATTGGCTGGTTGAAGAAGCGGTCGTGCTTTCTGAACGGTCCGGGCTTTCTAAGGTTGTCATCGGCGCCACTGTGGTGAGTTTGGGGACAACGATGCCTGAAGTGGCAGTCTCTGTTTTTGCAGCTGTCAACGGGGTACCCGGTCTCGCCCTAGGAAATGCAGTCGGGTCGGTGATTTGCGATACCGGCTTGATTCTGGGGATTGCTTGTCTGATCGCTCCCCTACCGCTGCACAAAAAGATCGTCAATCGCCAAGGCTGGGTGCAGTTGGGGTCCGGAATTTTATTAGTCGCAGTCAGTTGGCCATGGAACGCGCCCGGAACGGCTTTTACCGACGGAGGCCATATCGCACAAATCACAGGCTTTGCGTTCCTGGCAATCTTGGCGTGGTATATTTGGCAATCGGTTCGCTGGGCGCGTGAAGAGAAGAATGGCACCTCGTTGGAAGACTTCGAAGGCGATGCCAAAGCCTCAACGGCTTGGATTCTCACCAAGTTAGCATTTGCTGTCATTTTGGTTGTCGGAGCTTCACATATACTCATTCCGTGCGTTGAGGAAGCGGCGATTCGTATGAGTATTCCCGAGGCCTTGATTGCGGCAACGCTTGTCGCGTTTGGTACATCCCTGCCGGAATTGGTCACCTGCGTGACCGCTGCCCGGCATGGGCACGGCGATCTCGCGGTCGGAAATGTCATCGGAGCAGATATCCTCAACGTGCTGTTCGTGACCGGCGCGGCAGCAGCTGTTACGCCGCAAGGATTAGAGGCGGGGCCCCAATTCTTCCATGTGCTTTTTCCAGCAATGCTCACCGTGCTGATTGTGTTTCGGGTGGGGATTTTGTTCTCGGGCAGTCACATGAAACGCGGGTTCGGCTTAGTGTTGCTCGGTGCATACCTGTTGGTGAACGCGGTAATCTTCTTATAG